In Sodalis ligni, a single genomic region encodes these proteins:
- a CDS encoding thioesterase domain-containing protein, which yields MESLPLTPNGKLDRRTLPAPVGEDFAHAAYEAPQGEIENTLAALWSGLLGVERVGRHDNFFALGGHSLMALQLMQRIRNCGFDCSLNEIFEHPRLANFALQIAQAPLGPHTGAIPVRLGGTEPPIFFVPSGLGDYSYVISLAQYLRVSCPIYVLPWSAIGEPSPPTLETMAERMLPVIQTIQPNGPYRIAGYSSGGILAYALAHSLMDKDAYVEF from the coding sequence ATGGAAAGTTTACCCCTGACGCCCAATGGCAAGCTTGATCGGCGAACATTACCTGCGCCAGTGGGCGAGGATTTTGCCCATGCGGCCTATGAAGCGCCGCAAGGCGAGATTGAGAACACTTTGGCGGCGCTCTGGTCTGGGTTGCTCGGGGTTGAGCGGGTCGGTCGCCATGACAACTTCTTCGCCCTCGGCGGTCATTCTCTCATGGCTTTGCAGTTGATGCAGAGGATCAGGAACTGCGGTTTTGATTGCTCATTAAACGAAATTTTTGAACACCCGCGATTGGCTAATTTTGCTTTGCAAATCGCACAGGCTCCATTGGGACCGCATACGGGGGCTATCCCGGTGCGTCTTGGGGGAACCGAACCACCCATCTTTTTTGTTCCCTCAGGATTAGGTGATTATTCGTATGTTATTTCTCTGGCGCAATATCTCCGTGTAAGCTGCCCAATCTACGTGCTGCCGTGGTCGGCTATTGGTGAACCTTCTCCCCCCACGCTGGAAACTATGGCTGAGAGAATGCTTCCCGTCATCCAGACAATTCAGCCCAACGGCCCCTATAGAATCGCCGGGTATTCTTCAGGCGGGATACTCGCTTATGCCCTCGCCCATTCGCTTATGGATAAGGACGCCTACGTTGAGTTTTAG